A genome region from Salvia splendens isolate huo1 chromosome 19, SspV2, whole genome shotgun sequence includes the following:
- the LOC121778373 gene encoding agglutinin-2-like, translating to MAKLLQTLTPLLSLLLLATATTARSQATSFIYDFYGQKPTDLLYQGDAHFPSDSTFLRLTNTDSSGNPLSHRAGRAVHSNPIHLYQAGAHADFETTLKFTISHTGTASVPGDGLTFFIQPVGTPLGFTGASFGIFNPAGLNPAVFAVEFDIYPNAGVDPSYRHVGIDIGSNVSKNTTDVGGALLGQEVTARINYVQATKLISVQVSAGSESFEVSYVQDLSTFLPQMVEVGLSGSTGGAIAVFDVVSWYFTSTLVNTGAGHIHQYV from the coding sequence ATGGCTAAGCTCCTCCAAACCCTAACTCCACTCCTCTCCCTTCTCCTCCTCGCCACCGCCACCACGGCCCGGTCGCAGGCGACCTCCTTCATCTACGACTTCTACGGCCAAAAACCAACCGACCTACTCTACCAAGGCGACGCCCACTTCCCCTCCGACTCCACCTTCCTCCGCCTCACCAACACCGACAGCTCCGGCAACCCCCTCTCCCACCGCGCCGGCCGCGCCGTCCACTCCAACCCCATCCACCTCTACCAAGCCGGGGCCCACGCCGATTTCGAAACCACCCTCAAATTCACCATCTCCCACACGGGCACCGCCTCCGTCCCCGGCGACGGCCTCACCTTCTTCATCCAGCCCGTCGGCACACCACTCGGCTTCACCGGCGCCAGCTTCGGCATCTTCAACCCGGCCGGGCTTAACCCGGCCGTGTTTGCTGTCGAGTTCGATATCTATCCCAACGCGGGGGTGGATCCGAGCTACCGCCACGTGGGGATCGATATCGGGTCGAATGTTTCGAAGAACACGACGGACGTGGGCGGCGCGCTGCTCGGGCAGGAGGTGACTGCCCGGATCAACTACGTTCAAGCGACGAAGCTGATTAGTGTGCAGGTGAGCGCGGGATCGGAGAGCTTTGAGGTGAGCTATGTGCAGGATTTGAGCACTTTCCTTCCGCAGATGGTGGAGGTTGGGCTATCGGGTAGCACGGGCGGGGCGATCGCGGTTTTCGACGTCGTGTCGTGGTATTTTACTTCGACTCTTGTGAATACCGGCGCCGGCCACATTCACCAATATGTGTGA